The nucleotide sequence TCCAATTACGTAAAATTATATCCATTAAATGATAAAAACTAGATGGTTTATTCTCCTGTAATCTGAGTTCTGCTTGCAACGGCCATTTTTCATGCATCTAGGAACTTATACATGGACTCATATTTTTCATGAATTTTTGTTTCAGAGCTTGCAGGAAAGCTGATGATCAGGGTATATCATCATGGGGATGGAATCTAAATGGCCAGCACTCAACTTACCATGCTTTGTTTCCAAGAGCTTGGACTGTTTATGATggtatcttcatttttttagttcttttatTGCTAAATGTGTGTATCCTTATACATACCTGTGTGATAGAAGTTCCATATCGTAGGTGAGCCAGACCCAGAACTAAAAATATCATGTCGGCAGATATCCCCTTTCATACCACATAATTACAGAGAAAGCAGTCTACCTGCAGCCGTTTTTGTCTATACGGTGTGTATTTTCTTCAACTaatgttatttaaatttatctGTCCGAAAATGGAATGGCTGATTCTGTTACTAATGTTTGCAGTGTTTTTAAAAATCtgtattttgttatattattttaaacaaagTGCAGACTGGCAATTTCTGTTTAGCTTTCTAAATTGAAAACCATGATTGGATGTTTCTCTTTATGTCAGAATAGCACAGCTTCTACTATAGTGTCCTCTTTTATTGAACTGGCAACTCACTTGTATATGTTAGTCCTTTCCTTTACATGAAAAATTGGGTTGGATGCATGGTATAAATGTGTTCTTGACTGTTACAAATCACTTGCCTCAGTTGAAATCAATTTCTGTGATCCTTTTGAGATGATATTGCACAATCCTTCTCTCTTGCTCAGTTATTAAATTGAGGCATGCTACATTTTTACAAACCCCTTTGGAAGACCAAAGCTCGCTCTATGGCTATGCGGCTATGCCTTTTATTTGAGCTGCCATGTTTTATAGAATTCATTACAACGACAATTTTGCTGGTTCATAGGCTTAAGTCTCTTTTCCttgatatatgtatatgtatggtGATTGCTGAGAATCATTTCTTTATTGTTTGTCATTGTTGGTAAATACTTGTTATAATTGATAACTATTCTTGTAATTCATACATGCAAACCACCACCAAAGCCTTTTTCAATTAGGTTCGTTAATGATACTCTAAATTGTGTAAATGCCTACCTATACAATAAATTCATCCGCCACATTCCATGTTAAGTTTCAGTATGTTTTGACATGAAGAAGCATAGATTGTCACGATTTTGAAGAGTTATACTTGTTTCTTTTGTAGTTGGTAAACACTGGTAAAGAAAGAGCTAAAGTCAGCCTTTTATTTACTTGGGCGGTAAGATATTATTATGGTCTGAAGTATTGATTTCATTTATCAGATATTTATAATCGGCATGGATGATTATTCATCAATATTAATCTTGTGCAGAATTCTATTGGTGGGAACTCTCACTTGTCAGGAGATCATGTGAATGAACCTTTCATGTACactttttcttctaaaatctGATATAAGTTTGCATTATATGTAGAATATGCTTTAAGCCAAcattttaattccttttttaTTCATCATTCACAGAGCTGAAGATGGTGTCTCCGGCGTACTTCTATATCACAAGCAAGTTATCAAACCTTATAGCTATATTTGACGGTTGGTTTGCAGATTTCTCTTTGTAGGTTATTTGCAAATGCTTAATAACTCAATGAGTTGAAGGTTCTGAAATTTCTAAAGGATATCTTACGTATCCTTATTAACTACCTGAACTTGATATAAACTAGAAAGATGCCTTTCCTGGACTACTTTGGATTTGCGAGCTTAACATCCCGCTTGTTTACGACCAATGATCCTGAGATCAGAAAAGCAGGCAAAATATTTTGGATGATTGAAACTTCAAAATGAGTTGTCGTTTAGGATCGAGTTTTGTGTGGTTTGTAAAAGGCTATGTATGGTGTTCTTAAGGTTTGTTTGGTCCACACTTTTAGGCATGGGATAGTAGACCGCTTGTTAAAAGTGACTACACAGGAAGAAATAAAAGTTAcagattgtgtaattaattaataaagggGTAGATAGAAATTGATAGTAGAGTCTGCATCAGTGTGTGGTAGAGGATGTGGAACATAAACAATACTAGACATTGAGATTGGGTTTAGGTTGCAAAAACTGTTGGGAAAAAGATTAGAAACGTTACAGCCTGAATAAACGAAGCATGGTCAGCGTAGAACGACTCCAGTGTATGAAGAAAGTGGTGTGCCAGACACTGGTTCTGCTGGTACAAGAAGACAGACTAGAATGACCGTGACACGATCTTTCACTTCCTACTTTTGGCGGGGGTGACATGATAGGGTGGATTGGAATGGTCAAAAGATATATTCGATTGTAGGGGGTTCCCGAAAAAGATATATTGGAGGTAGCCCTGATAGAGTTGAGGGTAGGCTTTACCACGGTACAAATGGTGAAAGTCTTGCATCGAGATTCAATTATGATAAGATTCAAGAGCACCTTGTTCAGGAGATTCCAGTGCACGTTGATTCGAAATCCCCCTCCATATATGTTGTTGGCTTGAAATAGGATGGGAGAGTGATGTTGTATAGAGAGTAGAGACCGTTTAAATCTTCTCAGGCCCGGTCAAGATTACAGACTAGAGCTATCagaaagaaatattatgaaTGGGCAGACTAATGTTGTAAATAGATACCTGGAGGATCATCTGCATCACTTTTACATGGGAGAAATAAAACATTTCCCCCCATGGTTATAAGGGATATATTTTCTCCCAGTAGCGCTACGAAATACCcaacaaaatcaaaatgctTAAACTTATTGAGTAAAGCTGttattttatgtgaaaaattataaaCTCTTTTTTCGTATCTATCCAAACATGTGCGTTGTGTGCTGCGTAGACGTCTGTTTTGGACAATAATCAATCATAACTAAAAACACTATGTGACAAACATTCATCCAAAAGTACACAATGAGATATATAACTAAATATTAGTGAACCTGCAAATGTCTGAAATATCTATTCTAGATTGCTATATTTGATTTTGCAATCTGAACTGCGTAGATAATCCAACTTATTAAGTTGGTAAAGAAAGTgatttgatgaaaatattataCTGACCCTTTGTACTCTCTTTTCTAATATAATCATCTTTTTGAAGCTATGGGGTGATCATCTCCATTCGAAAAAATGACAACACTCGAgtttctttctttattattcCTAGAATTAACATTTCTATTAAGAAAAACAATCTCGTTAAAATAGTAATGGAGAAAGTGTAGGCAATTGTCCTGAAATAGATGAAAATGAACATATAATTCGGAAATAGTTTGTTTTGACTTTgggttatttttttggttaaggaTTTATCAATAATCCTTTTAAAGAATTAAAGAACCTCCTTTGATagttctaattttattttgtatgtatatatttgaaattGGATTTCCTGTCTTCAAATTGCTCTTTAGATGATTATTTTGGTGGATATATTCTTAAGGTCGTTGAATATTTCAGGACAGCGAAAGACAACCCCCCTGTTACTTTTTCAATTGCTGCATGTGAAACACAGAATGTTAGTGTTTCTGTTTTGCCATGTTTTGGGCTGTCCGACCGAAGTAGCGTAACAGCAAAAGGAATGTGGACTAAAATGGTGAAGGTACTGGTTACTTGTGTTTTTGTGGTTTCTAGATGATATTTATATTGATCTATGTCCATCATCTCCTTCCAAATTTTTTTAGTATGGAAAGTACACATTGGTTCTAATTGAAATTCTTGTATATTAAGGATGGGCAATTTGATCGGGAAAATTTCTCTTCTGGACCCAGCATGCCCTCATCACCTGGAGAGACACTATGTGCTGCTGTTGCAGCTTCTGCATGGGTGGAACCCCATGGAAAATGTACCGTTGCATTTAGTCTTGCATGGTCATCTCCGAAAGTGAAGTTTGTGAAAGGCAGCACTTTCAACAGGTAACCATTGTTATGATGTGCTAATATTTTGGGTGGTTAATATTTATCCCTGGACGACTATTCTATATCTtgaataaataaagatatatcTTCTGCATGCAATTTAAAATGTGTTTTAACTATTATATCTAAAGTGGCACAGAATGCATTTTGTCTTTGAGGAAATTCCAAtgatgttttcattttgttagTAGAGCAGCTGTGCCTTTGTATATGGAATTGTTAGGTGAATGGTTGCAATAAAGGTTGCATGACATGCAGCTGTGCCTTTGAGGAAAACCCAATGCttgttttctcctttttttttccgCTCTATCAAATCAAATTCCCTCAATTCTTTTCTTGCAGGAGATATACAAAATTTTATGGGACTTCTGAGAGAGCTGCAGTGCACCTGGCTCATGATGCATTGACACGTATGTttctaatttcaattaaaacttATATTCTTCAGACATGTATTGtatcacataaaaaaatatatatatgaatgtttCTGTAGTGATTTGAATACTTCATCTGTAGCATTTAAATATCATACAGTGTTCTGATTCAAAACAGATTATACACGGTGGGAAGAAGAGATTGCGAAATGGCAGGATCCTATTCTTAAGGATGAGAAGCTACCAGAATGGTAATTCTTAAGTTTAACTATCATAGTATTTTTTAGATCATCACCAGTTTTTTTTGTGGGCTACACTTACAGTTACAGGTCATTCCcagtgaatttattattttaggatCAAATTAAAGcaaaacatagttttttttgcCGATCTTTAGCTTCTTTTTTTCCTGGGAACTGCATTTTGGACTTGTTAGAAAACTTTACTTGTATTCTATAGATAACAATGTTACATTTCATACGAAGATTTTCCATACAGATTTCATTACATTCATCAACATCAAATGTTTTTACAAAACATTCCAACAATTGTTTCTACCGTTTATGAGTATGCATgctcttttttatcttttcctgtttgtaaagataaggtaattcaacaacaatgaaAAAGTATCTTTCCAACTTGGTTGAGTAGGCTGCATGGATTAAAGACACCATTGTGTTTCATAAATTAACTTTTAAGAAATATCTTTTAATGGTTTTTCTTAGAGTTCTTTTATATTTTGCTCTACATATATTTATCGAGCTATCTTCTATCTATTTAGTCCTTCTTAAATTGGCCTTTATTGGTTAGGAGAAAATAAATAACGTATTTAAGATTTCTTTTTACAGGTACAAGTTTACATTATTTAACGAACTCTACTTTCTTGTTGCTGGAGGAACAATTTGGATAGGTAAGTATGAATAGACTTATTGcattagtttaattttgaatgaatgttTGTTTTATCATATTAGGCGTTTGTTGCCAATTTAGTCTTTTGGAAATCATTAATTCTGCTTTGATCCTTGTGTCAGACTCTACTTTGCTATCTTCAAATAAGAGAAATAATAGCCAGGATCAGCTAGAAGAGTCGGAAAATGCAGTAGTTCGAATAACTGAAGCTAAAGTGGACTGCAGAAAAAGGGAAGTTGTCGAGTGTACGACAGATAATTCCTATGATTCTACTGCTCATAGGGGACATAATCACTTGGATGAAAAACATAATAGGGATATATCCCGTGAAAATGGAACCGTGAATACTCTCGGAAAAGGAAACTCTGctaacactccacatcattcaACAATGAAGAATCTACaacatgatgatgataatgatgatggtGGAAGGTTTTTGTACTTGGAAGGTGTGGAATATGTCATGTGGTGCACATATGATGTGCACTTCTATGCTTCATTTGCACTTCTTATGCTCTTTCCTCGTATCGAATTAAATATACAACGCGATTTTGCTCAAGCTGTCCTGTGCGAAGATGGAAGGAAAGTAAAGTTTCTGGCAGAGGGAAACTGGGGAACTCGTAAGGTTTATGGGGCTGTCCCACATGATTTGGGGACACATGATCCATGGCATGAAATGAATGCTTATAACATTCATGATACTAGTAAGTGGAAAGACCTGAACCCAAAATTTGTACTTCAGGTGTATCGAGATTTTTCTGCAACAGGTGATTTGCAATTTGGTGTCGATGTGTGGCCTGCTGTCCGAGCTGCAATGGAGTACATGGAGCAATTCGATAGAGATGCTGATGGTCTTATTGAGAATGACGGTTTCCCTGATCAAACATATGATACATGGACTGTCCATGGTGTGAGTGCTTACTGTGGTGGTCTTTGGCTTGCTGCTCTTCAAGCTGCAGCTGCAATGGCCCTTCAACTAGGTGACAGAGATTTTGCGGAAACATGCAAAAGGAAGTTTCTGAAGGCTAAGCCAGTATATGAACAGAAGCTGTGGAATGGTTCATATTTTAACTATGACAGTGGATCAAGTAGTAACAGTAAATCCATTCAAGCCGATCAATTGGCTGGGCAATGGTATACAGCATCCTCAGGGCTTCCCTCTCTTTTTGATGATTTCAAGATCAAAAGTTCTCTCCGGAAGGTTTTTGATTTCAATGTGATGAAAGTTAAAGGCGGCAGAATGGGTGCTGTAAATGGCATGCATCCCAACGGTAAGGTGGATGAAACCTGTATGCAGTCTCGAGAGATATGGGCAGGTGTGACCTACGGTGTTGCTGCAACAATGATACTTGCAGGAATGGAAGAAGAGGCCTTCACAACTGCTGAGGGTATATTTCTAGCAGGCTGGTCAGAAGAAGGATCCGGGTAACTTCTTACATCCCCTGCCATCAGTGATTGTTTGTGTTTCACctgcatttttctttctttcttgtgcATGTGTAGGAGGGACTAGGGAGGATTTCTAGATGTCTTCAAAAAACTACTCCTACACTAATGATTATATGTCAATATTACAAAATATGCTATTAGATTAGTGTGCCTCATGCATATTATGCTTGTGCCCATCTGTTTCTCAAAGTCAAAGCTAGCATTTTTCTCACCCaataaatttcaattatttGGTTGCAAATTTATTATAGAACACTGATGATTTTTATTCAAATGATTGgattgatgaaaatcacattctGCGAGTTCTTACTGCTGTAATTTTCAAGTCTTTACATTTTATGCAGTTATTCCTTCTCTATCAAGAATTAATTCTTTCTCCCATAACAGATACTGGTTTCAGACTCCAGAGGCATTTACAATTGACGGGCACTATCGGTCCCTCATATATATGAGGCCACTATCAATTTGGGGCATGCAATATGCATTAACTATGCCAAAGGCAGTACTTGAGGCCCCTAAAATCAACTTCATGGACAGAATCCACCTATCTCCTGTTAGTGGAGGATTACATAAAGAAACAGGTGTGAAAAAGATTGCAACGAAAACAAAATGCTTTAGCAGTTCTGTGTTTAATTGTGCTTGCTGATTGTTAACGTGTAAGCACATGAAAATTTTGTATAGGTAACCTCTTCACACTGTTACTAACCCAACACTCGTAGAGAAGCTGTTAAAAATGGTGGTCAAGGGCCGGGGTTCAGTTGTAACTTGTAATAATATATAGCGTGTAAGTTCAAAGTTCAATGATTGTAGATACATTTTACTGTAACtgtatattcttatttattgaaGTTCCCAGATCCCAAGATATATTCTAAATTCATCCTATGATGAATCACAACATTATTGAAACATGTGGTGATTATCATGAGTTAATTATTTCAGAAGGTTATAGTTTTCAAATTCTTTCACTCGAGGGTCCTTTCGGCTTAAGAATGAAGCAAATGCCTTATTATTTCATGTTGAATTTCAATTTCTAGTTGATAGAGATGGCAAATATTGGAATCCAGATTATTTGGAGATCGAAACTTTCTTTCATGTcataataatttaattcaaaatgcataacatgttaaaaaagatttgtgatcaatttttgtttcatatttttatgaTCGATATAGGATGCAGAGTGAAATGATAATACTACGCTGTTATGCATTTGGTAAAAATATACATAACTAAAGTAAAGTGAATAGTCTTTATCCAAAAATATCATTGGCCAAGTAAAAAAGTCTAAAACAATTTTAGTAAAGTTaaattttactttctttctttttgttaattttctggTTTCTAGAAGAAAGAGGACTTTAGTAATCCGGAGTTCAGCCAAATAAAACCTGATTAAATTTTACTATCCCATCTTTCAAATTATTGAAGTTACATTTTCCCTAGAAACCTAGAGAGTCTTGAGACAAAAATGAACCTTgcctttcatttttttattattcaaacACAGCTCTTACCAAAAACCAAGCACAATCAACCCAATTTATGGACATCTTTCACAAACTGCTTATGTTTCTCAAGTAAGATAGTTTTCTCTTTACTCAAATAGTTTCAATTAACACGAGCACTTAGCATGATAATTTCCTTAAGATAAAAAGTTACTCTTATTATTAATTTGACGTCAAAGAACACTATACTTGCGAAGTTGAGATTGAATGTAAATATCTGGAAGTAGATAACCATTTTTTATGAACCATCCCAGATGAATGTAGGATTTTAAAGTATAGCATTTGACAAGAAATTCATACTTAAGTATAACTAGAACAGATTATAGTTAGtcataaattttaaaaggaaaatgctaacaagtgcccttggGCATTTGCCAAAAGTGAAGCTACTTTCAAAACATAAACTGATATAATCTTAGTTATGACAACAAACTCTCTTTTCCAAATCTCAAGAAAGTTTTGACAAATTGATTTGGGAAAAAAGAATGATTGTTTTAGTATACTCATTATTGCATTTGGCCACATTCATTTTCGAGGAATGTACATGAACCGTTCAATCTGCTTTCATTTCCCGGTAGTTTCACTTCGCTTGTAAGCTCCAAAAGCTGAACATCTAAGAATATCAAATTTCTATTTCCCAGTTATGTTTATCAGCTAACATactgtactttttttttatttttataattgttgTATTGTTCACTCAATTGTAGCTTTGGATTACAACTCTTTCTGCTCAATCAAAAAcagaaagtaataaataaactaataaatataCAAGATTTTGAGATACAACGATATTGACGAATAGATACCTGTATGAAACGATGAAGAAACATAAAGTCATGCCTACACCATAGTTTTCCCTCGACACAAATCACAAGTTATATGCCCTAGGCCTTCACAATATGGGCATTTTGTATCCTCGCCCACCCATTCCATAAACTGCATCACAGATCTCATTTGTAAGCTCAAAAGCTTATGCAACACAAAAGAGTAACTACAAaagttaattttcataaaaagcaCAATTATCCCTTACTTGAGGTTCAATATTTGGCTCGCCAGATCCATCACATTCTGCAATTAAAGAAACGGAAGTTGATTTGAGACTTGAGATATATGAAAGATTTCCAAAGTTGATAGCATACATAATATATTTAGACCAGTATAATAAAGATGTTAATCTCTCAGAAACTGCCTTTATGATTTTCCATGAAATGGTTATTATTTATGAAGACCTAAATGTGAGGATAAACCGCCTCAACTCTCGTTGCTTCATTGGAGTCATTGGGCCATGCCTGCTGTTATGAATACTACTATCATGATTCTGATTCCCGAATTCACACAATAGCCAGTATCACATCAAAATGAACTCTAACCATTATCACACTGTTGATTTTCTAATGGCCTACAAATCAAATCTCTAGTTAAGCCAATTTGAGTGGATTGACCTACATTCACATGGTTTTTCTCTTGAGGTATTCAAATAACTTAGATGAAGTGGGATTCGGAGAGGCCTTGTCAACAAGATGACattgtgaagaaaaataaactgaCTTCACAAAAATCAAGAGTATGAGAAGCTCCGGTTGGAGGAACAAAACAACCTAGAGAAAAGGTATACTCTCAGAAAAtacattttacttttcaagaaTTGCTTTCCTTACTAGAGCTTATATATTGAACTAAAAGTGAAAACAATGGGGACAATTACATACCTGTACACAACAAGACACCTAACCCAGAACACTGAAGGCATCTCATTGTTCCGTCCTTGTTCTTGCCCCTATCAACTCTAACCTTCGTCGAAAGTCTTGATGGTTCTTCCCACCGATTTTCCCCAAGGAGGAAAACTCTTGGATGGGATGCTTCTGTTTCTTGGTCAACTTCTCCAACAACTTTTTGCTGAACTTCTGAAATTTCtgtcacagaagcaactgcagcTCCATTTTCAACTTCCTAGAACTCACAGATTGATAAAGAATCAAATACAAATGGTTCATATTTTGTCTCTTCATTGTTTTAGAACTTTAAAACCTTAAACTTAAAAGCTTAAACTTTTAGAAGAGTGAGTCCTTGATAACTGTCAAATAATGAAATCAAATTTGTGctctatcaaaatcaaaatttatgttCTAAAATatctaaaagatttttttttcatatgttGAGGTCTTGCATATATTTTGTGTTCCTTATTCAGATTTCCATCAGGACCAATCATTGACCAATCCCTTAGAACATGGCATATCATCTATGAAACACTGACAGAGACATGGACACCCGACACAATACCAATGTGTAGATACTAATaacaatttaagaaaatataagtgATTCAATGTGATCACATGTGCTGGTGTTGTGTAGGTGTTGGACACTAACATGTCATACTCAGCAAAAAGTACAACTTATATAACAGACATACCTTCGGTAAAACAGAGGcagattttttggtttcatttacACTATCTATATCCGTAGTCCGTATATCCAAATATAGCCTCTCAAGAAGGTGTGATGTCATGATCCCATCCTCAGGGATACCCAACGAAGACTGttaaacaatataatatacCCATCAAAATCATGACAattaaaaactccaaaaatagcATAGCATATAGAAAACACTATAATAGTACCGAGTGCGtgtttggattgatgatgaCATTGGCAGAATCACGGTAAATCACCGTGATCTTGAGAAAAGCTACACATTAGAGCTTCACAAAATGACAGTGCCACCATGAATTTGCTGAAATCACCGCCAATCCAAACATAcagtaacaaaaataaatccaaGACAGTTATTATTCTCTTCACAATTCACATCAAAGCATCATAAATTATTGAAAACAAAGACTACTAACTTGCCAGGTCTTCACAGCACGCTCAGTTCCACTTGAGAAGCTAGAGAATTCCATGTCCTCCTCACCCGAGTAAAATCCCAATTTTAGCAATGCTTCCTATTGTAACACAATTCATCACAAAAATAAGATTTCACTAATAGTAATGTATCAACTACTACAGCAACATCAACGCAAACCACAACATATCAATTCATGAAAGTAGTGTATATTCGGAATAAATCGAACCTGCAACTTTTGAACCTCTTCTCCTTCAGAACCTGTTCGCAAAACGGTCCTCTTTTCAACCGTAGCAGCAGGTTTCTCAACAACCACAATCTCCTTTACATGTTCAACAACCTCAACAGATTCCTTCTCTTCTTCCACTTCCTGTTCCTTTTCCTCCTCAAGCACTAATCTCCTCTGAATAGAACCACTATCAAGAACCAAATTCTTATCCTTCAACACCTGCAACAACGGCGCAACCACGTCGGAAACCGAGGTAGACGAAGATGAAGATAGAATTCGGTGCTCgagagattgaatttgaagtttaagtTCAGAAATCTCTCTGAGAAGCTCAGCCCGTTCACGGTTCCATCGATTCTCCTCACGAATCCACCGTTGCTCCTCGCGAAGCCATCGTTGTTCTTCGCGGAGCCAGCGGTGTTCTTCACGATCGGGAATGGAGCAGTGAGTGGTAAGGGAATTGAATTTATAGGAGGGAAAATGAGGTTTGAGAAATGGGAGGGTTTTGGTGGGGAAAGAGAGTGTGGAATTCACACTTACAGTGACGGTTATGGGAACGGTAGGTGCAGAGAAAGACATTGTGAAACAGCGGCCATGGATTGTGGATATTTCCGTATTCTTACAGAGATATTTTTGCTAGATGCTTATCTTCCCAGTCACTAGCAATTgagaaaattaatattaaattattagtaTGATTGATTTAGTACCAAGTAGCGGGAAACCAACTGGATTACCGAtagattaattaataaaaaattgttcttattACTCCATCCATCCTATAATCTTGCATttacacctaaatataattattttgttggttGACATCAAAATTATAGGTGATTGAACTTTAGGTGAGGAAACCTCTCATATAATGGTGGTGAATACTGACGCAGGCGAGTAGAGGGAAATAGTTCTTTCTCGAGTTTGGTGTCTGAGTCTTTAGGTCGTAAACACCTTACACTTAGTCAAGATTGAGACTACACAATGATAAacaaaactcattttttatGTTTGCAGCAACATTAATTCTAATTAGGGATGAGTAAagaatcaactttttttttaccaaaaaaaaaaaaaaagaatcaacttTTTAACAGAACTACACGTCAAAGACTTTGTCAATGGATCATATCGTGGAGAATAAAACTCagactttgtttgcgagtttgaagGGGAaggtttggtaaaaaaaatgaacgaGTAAGTAGAAGGAATAGAGGAAAATGGAAAGGGAAGGTTTTAGGGTTAACTTTTCTTCTTAATACACAATCCTCTTCATttgaggaactaaaaaattgtattggatgaGGGTTTTGAGGGGTTTTGGAGAGTTTATAtcatttcttcaaatttaatatatgttgatataatatttttaaaactaaaaatatagtaatcatatgcattaatttatcattctctaataaaattactttttaaaaaatttgaattttttttccatttcccCTCATATTTCTACCCCCCTCAAAGTCTTGTCTTCCCTTCCCTTCCAAACCCCCAACAAAGCCTTTGGAAATCTCTatatttaacttgaacaaaatactttataaatttccatcattttggaaattcttcaaattattatccaaactaATGGATTTCActtcaaagtatttgaatttcctcaaaacattacattccctcaaaactttcctccatccaaacacactcttggAGTAAGAGTCTGTTTGGATGtggtaattgagaaattttaagggttaaatatgtttttggtccctataaatatgtcagcttttcgttttagtccctctaaaattttccttcaatttttagtccatataaaattttcaatcactacttttggtccctatttttaatttaatttttttattttttaataaaattgtgcaaaaatgtgtaaaatattctaaaaaacattcttaaaaaaaattagaattttttaacaaagtacAAATTAAATacgaatttttaaccgtaaaaaatatataaattcatattaaattcattttttgttaaaaaattctaa is from Medicago truncatula cultivar Jemalong A17 chromosome 1, MtrunA17r5.0-ANR, whole genome shotgun sequence and encodes:
- the LOC11431277 gene encoding protein disulfide isomerase pTAC5, chloroplastic isoform X1; protein product: MSFSAPTVPITVTVSVNSTLSFPTKTLPFLKPHFPSYKFNSLTTHCSIPDREEHRWLREEQRWLREEQRWIREENRWNRERAELLREISELKLQIQSLEHRILSSSSSTSVSDVVAPLLQVLKDKNLVLDSGSIQRRLVLEEEKEQEVEEEKESVEVVEHVKEIVVVEKPAATVEKRTVLRTGSEGEEVQKLQEALLKLGFYSGEEDMEFSSFSSGTERAVKTWQSSLGIPEDGIMTSHLLERLYLDIRTTDIDSVNETKKSASVLPKEVENGAAVASVTEISEVQQKVVGEVDQETEASHPRVFLLGENRWEEPSRLSTKVRVDRGKNKDGTMRCLQCSGLGVLLCTECDGSGEPNIEPQFMEWVGEDTKCPYCEGLGHITCDLCRGKTMV
- the LOC11431277 gene encoding protein disulfide isomerase pTAC5, chloroplastic isoform X2 produces the protein MSFSAPTVPITVTVSVNSTLSFPTKTLPFLKPHFPSYKFNSLTTHCSIPDREEHRWLREEQRWLREEQRWIREENRWNRERAELLREISELKLQIQSLEHRILSSSSSTSVSDVVAPLLQVLKDKNLVLDSGSIQRRLVLEEEKEQEVEEEKESVEVVEHVKEIVVVEKPAATVEKRTVLRTGSEGEEVQKLQEALLKLGFYSGEEDMEFSSFSSGTERAVKTWQSSLGIPEDGIMTSHLLERLYLDIRTTDIDSVNETKKSASVLPKEVENGAAVASVTEISEVQQKVVGEVDQETEASHPRVFLLGENRWEEPSRLSTKVRVDRGKNKDGTMRCLQCSGLGVLLCTGCFVPPTGASHTLDFCEVSLFFFTMSSC